A DNA window from Corynebacterium ciconiae DSM 44920 contains the following coding sequences:
- a CDS encoding quinone oxidoreductase family protein, whose translation MRAICVEEHGGPDVLHLSEVSVPQPSDSEVLVSVDYAGVNYIDTYYREGIYHSSLPMTIGFEGTGRVAYDPQGEIAAGTLVAWCDGFGSYAEYATVPRDRLVAVPQGIEPEVAASMLLQGITAHYLTDGVYPLKQGDSCLITAGAGGVGLMATQFARLRGATVYTVTSSDEKAELSYEAGATEVFRYSENLAEQVRRFNGGAGVDVVYDGVGQATFHESLEVVKPRGVVCLFGAASGPVEPIDPQLLNTHGSIYLTRPSIGAWTSLEGEFTRRAQAVTQEIIDGNLSVRVGGVYDLADAAQAHRDLQSRSTTGSIVLKI comes from the coding sequence ATGCGCGCGATCTGCGTAGAGGAACATGGCGGCCCTGACGTGCTTCACCTCAGCGAAGTCAGTGTTCCTCAGCCAAGCGACTCCGAAGTGTTGGTGTCCGTGGATTATGCGGGCGTGAACTACATCGACACCTACTATCGCGAAGGGATCTATCACTCTTCCCTGCCGATGACGATTGGTTTTGAGGGCACAGGTCGGGTGGCCTACGACCCCCAAGGTGAGATCGCCGCCGGTACGCTCGTGGCGTGGTGTGATGGCTTCGGCTCCTATGCCGAATACGCCACCGTGCCGAGGGATCGCCTAGTGGCGGTGCCCCAAGGCATCGAGCCTGAGGTGGCGGCATCGATGCTGCTGCAGGGCATCACCGCCCACTACCTCACAGACGGGGTGTATCCGCTTAAGCAGGGCGATAGCTGCCTGATCACCGCCGGCGCCGGCGGTGTGGGGCTTATGGCCACCCAGTTCGCGCGGTTGCGCGGGGCCACCGTCTACACCGTCACCTCCTCCGATGAGAAGGCCGAGCTGTCTTATGAAGCCGGTGCCACCGAGGTGTTCCGGTACTCCGAGAACCTCGCCGAGCAGGTGCGGCGCTTTAACGGCGGCGCGGGAGTGGATGTGGTCTACGACGGCGTTGGTCAAGCCACCTTCCACGAGTCGCTCGAGGTGGTCAAGCCCCGCGGGGTGGTGTGCCTCTTCGGCGCCGCCTCCGGCCCAGTTGAGCCCATCGACCCGCAGCTGCTGAACACCCACGGTTCGATCTACCTCACTCGGCCTTCGATCGGCGCGTGGACTTCCCTCGAAGGCGAGTTCACCCGTCGGGCCCAGGCAGTTACCCAAGAGATCATCGACGGCAATCTCAGCGTGCGGGTGGGCGGCGTGTATGATCTCGCCGATGCCGCGCAGGCGCATCGCGACCTGCAGAGCCGTTCCACCACCGGCTCAATCGTGCTCAAGATCTAG
- the tkt gene encoding transketolase, whose amino-acid sequence MALSPELKEFTTRNYPETWTELDTRAVDTARVLAADAVQNCGSGHPGTAMSLAPLAYTLYHRVMNVAPHDPTWAGRDRFVLSCGHSSLTQYIQLYLSGFGLELEDLQALRTWGSLTPGHPEYGHTDGVEITTGPLGQGLASSVGMAMAARRERGLFDPEAAPGESPFDHFIYVIASDGDIQEGVTAEASSLAGTQQLGNLIVFWDDNGISIEDDTTIAFTEDVAKRYEAYGWQVLEVTGEDVAAIEDAIAQAKAETSRPTFIRMRSVIAYPAPNAMNTGASHGAALGEEEVAAIKRELDFDPEAHFSVDDEVIAHTRQAVERGKDKVAAWTEKFEAWSKAHPEQRALFDRLKAYTLPEGYADELPTWDADDKGVATRKASEAVLQALGATLPELWGGSADLAGSNNTVIKDAESFGPESITTDTWTTSPYGRNMHFGIREHAMGSIMNGIALHGGTRPYGGTFLIFSDYMRPAVRLAALMGTNAFYVWTHDSIGLGEDGPTHQPVEQLASLRAIPNMSMLRPADANETAAAWKAALEYRKGPKGLALTRQNIPVLEGTKDKAIEGVARGGYVLVKESAETPDVILMATGSEVHLAVEAAQRLEAEGTATRVVSMPCMDWFAEQDKDYIDEVLPPAVTARVSVEAGVAMPWYQWLGNQGEAVSLEHFGASAAYQKLFDEFGITTDAVVAAAKKSLKN is encoded by the coding sequence GTGGCCCTTTCCCCCGAGCTGAAGGAATTCACCACCCGGAACTACCCGGAGACGTGGACTGAGTTGGACACCCGCGCCGTAGACACCGCGCGCGTCCTCGCCGCCGACGCCGTCCAGAACTGCGGCTCCGGCCACCCCGGCACCGCTATGAGCCTGGCCCCGCTGGCCTACACCCTGTACCACCGCGTGATGAACGTCGCGCCGCACGACCCCACCTGGGCCGGCCGTGACCGCTTCGTACTCTCCTGCGGCCACTCCTCGCTCACCCAGTACATCCAGCTGTACCTCTCCGGTTTCGGCCTCGAGCTGGAGGACCTTCAGGCGCTGCGCACCTGGGGCTCGCTCACCCCGGGCCACCCGGAGTATGGCCACACCGACGGTGTGGAGATCACCACCGGCCCGCTGGGTCAAGGCCTTGCCTCCTCTGTGGGTATGGCCATGGCTGCTCGCCGCGAGCGCGGTCTCTTTGATCCTGAAGCAGCCCCTGGCGAGTCTCCTTTCGATCACTTCATCTACGTCATTGCCTCCGACGGCGATATTCAGGAGGGCGTGACCGCCGAGGCCAGCTCCCTGGCCGGCACCCAGCAGCTGGGCAACCTGATTGTGTTCTGGGATGATAACGGTATCTCCATCGAGGATGACACCACCATCGCCTTCACCGAGGACGTAGCCAAGCGCTACGAGGCCTACGGCTGGCAGGTACTGGAGGTTACCGGCGAGGATGTCGCGGCCATCGAGGACGCCATTGCTCAGGCCAAGGCGGAGACCTCTCGCCCCACCTTCATTCGCATGCGTTCCGTGATCGCCTACCCGGCCCCGAACGCCATGAACACCGGCGCCTCCCACGGCGCCGCCCTGGGCGAGGAGGAAGTGGCCGCCATCAAGCGCGAGCTCGACTTCGACCCCGAGGCCCACTTCTCCGTCGATGACGAGGTGATTGCCCACACCCGCCAGGCCGTTGAGCGCGGCAAGGACAAGGTTGCTGCCTGGACTGAAAAGTTTGAGGCATGGTCGAAGGCGCACCCCGAGCAGCGCGCCCTCTTCGATCGCCTCAAGGCCTACACCCTCCCCGAGGGCTACGCCGATGAGCTGCCCACCTGGGATGCCGACGACAAGGGTGTGGCCACCCGCAAGGCCTCCGAGGCTGTGCTGCAGGCTTTGGGCGCCACCCTGCCCGAGCTGTGGGGCGGTTCTGCTGACTTGGCTGGCTCCAATAACACCGTGATCAAGGACGCCGAGTCCTTCGGCCCGGAGTCCATCACCACCGATACCTGGACCACCAGCCCTTACGGCCGCAACATGCACTTCGGTATCCGTGAGCACGCCATGGGCTCGATCATGAACGGTATCGCCCTGCACGGCGGCACCCGCCCCTACGGCGGTACCTTCCTCATCTTCTCTGACTACATGCGCCCCGCCGTGCGCCTGGCGGCCCTGATGGGCACCAACGCCTTCTATGTGTGGACCCACGATTCCATCGGCCTCGGCGAGGACGGCCCCACCCACCAGCCGGTGGAGCAGCTTGCCTCCCTGCGCGCCATCCCGAACATGTCCATGCTCCGCCCGGCCGACGCTAACGAAACCGCCGCTGCGTGGAAGGCGGCCCTCGAGTACCGCAAGGGCCCCAAGGGCTTGGCCCTGACCCGCCAGAACATCCCCGTGCTCGAGGGCACGAAGGATAAGGCTATTGAGGGCGTGGCCCGCGGTGGCTACGTGCTGGTCAAGGAATCCGCCGAGACCCCCGATGTGATCCTCATGGCCACCGGCTCTGAGGTGCACTTGGCTGTGGAGGCTGCTCAGCGCCTCGAGGCCGAGGGCACCGCCACCCGCGTGGTGTCTATGCCGTGCATGGATTGGTTCGCCGAGCAGGATAAGGACTACATCGATGAGGTGTTGCCGCCGGCCGTGACCGCTCGCGTGTCCGTTGAGGCCGGCGTGGCTATGCCCTGGTACCAGTGGCTGGGCAACCAGGGCGAGGCCGTGTCGCTGGAGCACTTCGGCGCCTCCGCTGCCTACCAGAAGCTCTTCGACGAGTTCGGTATCACCACCGACGCCGTTGTGGCCGCCGCCAAGAAGAGCCTGAAGAACTAA
- the tal gene encoding transaldolase, giving the protein MSTIDDIYELGTSTWLDDLSRDRLDSGNLAELIETKSIKGVTTNPAIFAKAMTTGTAYDEQLKELASSQLGADEAVYAMAIDDVRRACDVFAEVFEQTHGVDGRVSIEVDPRISAEREATLVQARNLWKRVDRPNLMIKIPATEESLPAISDALAEGISVNVTLIFSVSRYREVIAAYIEGIQRAAENGHDVSTIHSVASFFVSRLDTEVDARLEKIGSEEALALRGKAGVANARRAYDVFQESFADADLPAGAQVQRPLWASTGVKNPDYPADLYVTELVGPHTVNTMPEGTIDAALEASAKGATLSGHTTESEELFAQLDSVGVDFEDVFDTLEREGVEKFVDSWNDLLEKIDARI; this is encoded by the coding sequence ATGAGCACTATCGATGACATCTACGAGCTCGGAACCTCTACCTGGCTCGATGATCTCTCCCGCGATCGCCTCGATTCCGGCAACCTCGCCGAGCTGATCGAGACCAAGTCCATCAAGGGCGTGACCACCAACCCCGCCATCTTCGCCAAGGCTATGACTACTGGCACTGCCTACGACGAGCAGCTGAAGGAACTAGCTAGCTCCCAATTGGGCGCCGACGAGGCGGTCTACGCCATGGCTATCGACGATGTGCGCCGCGCCTGCGATGTTTTCGCTGAGGTCTTTGAGCAGACTCATGGCGTCGATGGGCGCGTCTCCATCGAGGTGGATCCGCGTATCTCCGCCGAGCGGGAAGCCACCTTGGTTCAGGCCCGCAATCTGTGGAAGCGGGTGGATCGTCCCAATCTGATGATTAAGATCCCCGCCACCGAGGAATCTCTGCCCGCTATTAGCGACGCCTTAGCCGAGGGCATCAGCGTGAATGTCACCCTGATTTTCTCTGTCTCCCGCTACCGCGAGGTCATCGCCGCCTACATCGAGGGCATCCAGCGTGCCGCCGAGAACGGCCACGATGTGTCCACCATTCACTCCGTGGCATCCTTCTTCGTCTCCCGTCTCGATACCGAAGTGGACGCCCGATTGGAAAAGATCGGTAGCGAGGAGGCCCTGGCACTGCGAGGCAAGGCCGGAGTGGCCAATGCTCGCCGCGCTTACGACGTTTTCCAGGAGTCCTTCGCCGATGCCGATCTGCCTGCTGGCGCACAGGTGCAGCGCCCGCTGTGGGCGTCGACAGGCGTGAAGAACCCCGACTACCCCGCCGATCTCTATGTGACCGAGCTGGTGGGACCGCACACCGTGAACACGATGCCAGAGGGCACCATCGACGCAGCCCTGGAGGCCAGCGCCAAGGGTGCGACGCTCTCCGGCCACACCACCGAGTCGGAGGAGCTGTTTGCCCAGCTCGACTCGGTGGGCGTGGACTTCGAGGACGTCTTTGACACCCTCGAGCGCGAGGGCGTGGAGAAATTCGTCGACAGCTGGAATGACCTGCTGGAGAAGATCGACGCCCGCATCTAG
- a CDS encoding ABC transporter permease has translation MTTAHTPFPAGTFRADPQRASVPAMVWAQAVIESKLFLRHGEQQLLSVVIPIALLLGLSKVNVFDLDNPLQLAVPITFAIAALSSGFTGQAIAVAFDRRYGALKRIGASGVPAWTIIAGKICAVVVVTIVQVVLIGGIAVALGWQSSGIGSGYAALTLILGLCVTTSLGMLLGGTLSSEAVLALANLIWFVLIGIAGFAMLDPDSAGLLNAVPSVALAIGLDRAFTGTFPLAQALILLLWAAAAMWAANRWFKFHD, from the coding sequence GTGACTACCGCACACACCCCCTTTCCTGCGGGCACCTTTCGCGCAGATCCCCAGCGAGCCTCCGTGCCGGCCATGGTGTGGGCTCAGGCGGTGATCGAATCCAAGCTCTTCTTGCGCCACGGCGAGCAGCAACTGCTCAGCGTGGTGATCCCCATCGCCCTGCTGCTGGGGCTGAGCAAGGTCAACGTATTCGACCTCGATAATCCCTTGCAGCTCGCGGTGCCGATCACTTTCGCTATCGCCGCGCTTAGCTCTGGGTTTACCGGCCAGGCCATTGCGGTGGCCTTCGACCGCCGCTACGGCGCCCTCAAGCGCATCGGCGCATCGGGAGTGCCCGCCTGGACCATCATCGCCGGCAAAATCTGCGCGGTCGTGGTGGTGACGATCGTCCAAGTCGTACTCATTGGCGGCATCGCCGTGGCCCTCGGCTGGCAAAGCAGCGGCATCGGTAGCGGCTATGCGGCGCTCACGCTCATTCTGGGGCTGTGCGTGACCACGTCTCTCGGCATGCTCCTCGGCGGCACACTCTCATCCGAGGCTGTACTGGCGCTGGCCAATCTGATTTGGTTTGTCCTCATCGGCATAGCCGGGTTCGCGATGCTCGATCCGGACTCCGCCGGACTGCTCAACGCGGTGCCTTCTGTTGCTTTGGCAATCGGCCTCGACAGGGCCTTTACCGGCACCTTCCCACTCGCCCAAGCACTCATTCTGCTGCTGTGGGCCGCAGCCGCCATGTGGGCGGCCAATCGCTGGTTTAAGTTCCACGACTAG
- a CDS encoding COX15/CtaA family protein, translating to MGLSKVSPAVTTQRLLALCTLIAQGGITVTGSIVRVTGSGLGCNTWPQCHEGSFVPVAGAAPWIQQAIEFGNRLLTFVLILFAGMLLLSVLSAGRRKEIRNLALVQVFGILLQAIIGGISVLINLQWWSVALHFIPSILLVFFAGVLFVRIQEPDTGTLTFNYPAALRGLAAGAAVALLITVVTGTMVTGAGVHSGDADIHPEDRLQVDIVEMANMHAHAMYLYLGLTIGLAVALVAVKAQLKIIKLGFWLVAMIALQGAIGIIQYNWSIPAWTVPVHVGMSSVCTALTAVVYAHYARRQGSALVTGSPSGDEKRTIIQEQRSDKAAEA from the coding sequence ATGGGGCTGAGCAAGGTTTCCCCCGCCGTGACTACCCAACGCCTTTTGGCCCTGTGCACGCTGATTGCCCAAGGCGGCATCACCGTCACCGGCTCCATCGTGCGTGTTACCGGTTCCGGACTGGGGTGTAACACGTGGCCGCAGTGTCACGAGGGATCCTTCGTTCCCGTCGCTGGGGCGGCCCCTTGGATTCAGCAGGCCATCGAGTTCGGTAACCGTCTACTGACCTTCGTGCTCATCCTCTTTGCCGGAATGCTATTGCTTTCGGTGCTCTCGGCAGGACGCCGCAAAGAGATCAGAAATCTCGCGTTGGTGCAGGTCTTCGGCATCTTACTGCAGGCAATCATCGGCGGAATCTCGGTGCTGATCAACCTGCAGTGGTGGTCGGTGGCGCTGCACTTTATCCCCTCCATTCTGCTGGTCTTTTTCGCCGGTGTGCTCTTCGTTCGCATTCAAGAGCCCGATACCGGCACACTGACCTTTAATTATCCCGCCGCTCTGCGCGGCCTCGCCGCCGGCGCGGCAGTGGCGTTGCTGATCACCGTGGTCACCGGCACCATGGTCACCGGTGCCGGGGTACACTCCGGTGACGCCGATATCCACCCTGAAGATCGCCTGCAGGTGGACATTGTGGAGATGGCTAATATGCACGCCCACGCGATGTATCTCTACCTGGGCTTGACCATCGGCCTCGCCGTGGCATTGGTAGCGGTGAAGGCGCAGCTGAAGATCATCAAGCTTGGCTTCTGGCTGGTAGCAATGATCGCCCTACAGGGCGCCATCGGCATCATTCAATACAACTGGTCTATTCCGGCGTGGACCGTGCCGGTGCACGTGGGCATGAGCTCGGTGTGTACCGCGCTCACGGCGGTGGTATACGCCCACTACGCGCGGCGTCAAGGCTCCGCTCTGGTAACCGGCTCGCCTAGCGGGGACGAAAAGCGCACCATCATCCAAGAACAACGTAGCGACAAGGCGGCAGAGGCGTAA
- a CDS encoding heme o synthase → METIKAYFALTKPRVIELLLVATFPAMLQADRGSINLGLILLTLVGGWMGAAAANTFNMVADADIDQVMARTSTRPLVKSTVSTRRAAVFAWVLTVASFLWLWLLCGSLTAAMLVMVTIAFYIFVYTKWLKRRTPMNVVWGGAAGCMPVLVGWAVITDSIPNLGNAQWWQAIVLFLIIFFWTPPHTWALGMKYKKDYAAAGVPMLPVVATETQVTWQIVVYTWITVATTLLLLPATGWIYAVAAVAAGVWFIMEAHRVHRLTAAGDRSKPYRLFIISNNYLAVVFVALSVDAALGLQTLGEGFGWGQILF, encoded by the coding sequence TTGGAGACGATCAAGGCTTATTTTGCGCTGACGAAACCCAGGGTGATCGAGCTTCTCCTCGTGGCAACCTTTCCCGCGATGCTCCAAGCAGATCGCGGCTCCATTAACCTCGGCCTGATTCTGCTCACCCTCGTCGGCGGGTGGATGGGGGCCGCCGCGGCCAACACTTTCAACATGGTGGCCGATGCGGACATCGATCAGGTTATGGCCCGCACCTCCACCCGGCCGCTGGTGAAGTCCACGGTCTCTACTCGGCGTGCCGCTGTGTTCGCTTGGGTGCTCACGGTGGCCAGTTTCTTGTGGCTCTGGCTGCTGTGCGGCTCGCTCACCGCTGCAATGCTGGTGATGGTGACCATCGCCTTCTATATTTTCGTCTACACCAAATGGCTGAAGCGGCGCACCCCCATGAATGTGGTGTGGGGCGGCGCTGCCGGCTGCATGCCGGTGCTCGTCGGCTGGGCCGTGATCACAGACAGCATCCCGAATCTAGGCAATGCTCAATGGTGGCAGGCCATTGTGCTCTTCCTCATCATCTTCTTCTGGACCCCGCCACACACGTGGGCGCTGGGGATGAAATATAAGAAGGACTACGCTGCGGCCGGGGTGCCCATGCTGCCGGTGGTGGCCACCGAGACGCAGGTGACGTGGCAGATCGTGGTCTACACCTGGATCACAGTGGCCACCACGTTGCTCTTGCTGCCCGCCACGGGCTGGATCTACGCGGTGGCTGCGGTGGCCGCTGGGGTGTGGTTCATCATGGAGGCTCATCGCGTACATCGCCTCACCGCCGCGGGGGATCGCTCCAAGCCTTACCGGCTGTTTATTATCTCTAATAACTATCTGGCCGTGGTGTTCGTTGCTCTGTCCGTGGACGCCGCCCTGGGTCTGCAGACTCTCGGCGAGGGGTTCGGCTGGGGCCAGATCCTTTTCTAG